In Siniperca chuatsi isolate FFG_IHB_CAS linkage group LG16, ASM2008510v1, whole genome shotgun sequence, the following proteins share a genomic window:
- the LOC122862805 gene encoding probable G-protein coupled receptor 139, translated as MEGASVTIFVTVQKIYYPLLCIMGIPANLFTFYMMCYRKCGMSHTAIIYLSCLAIVDTFYLVWVILIDLTLTFWLVQPFWHSHPWCGILGFLQYGSLYSSSWMVVVFTIERYLVLRSTTAKQHFSQAWVTKLTCVAVVLVSHLVSVPLGWINIVTPVNITVDGENVTLPRCCYRNEAYSTVIVWITTFLSGGIPIVLVIIFNYLIGYHLCRASNLFTKEERRVMHGRSTRGMLRRTILLLGTVSVAFVMLSLPRFVTYCILRTKYNNENFNRNDYSIPINVAGDLANMLQNLNSTTNFLLYCMVSRRFRRELVQVVTCNVKARELASVLTHTTMKVFSVVDHKASPSSNPVTVVLTNLKQTA; from the exons AGCGTCACCATCTTTGTCACTGTTCAGAAGATCTACTATCCACTCCTTTGCATCATGGGTATTCCAG CCAACCTCTTCACATTCTATATGATGTGCTACCGTAAATGCGGGATGTCCCACACGGCCATcatttacctgagctgtctggcCATCGTGGACACCTTCTACCTGGTGTGGGTGATCCTTATTGACCTGACCCTCACCTTTTGGCTAGTGCAGCCCTTCTGGCACTCCCACCCCTGGTGTGGCATCCTGGGATTCCTGCAGTATGGATCGCTGTACAGCTCCTCCTGGATGGTGGTGGTGTTCACCATCGAGCGCTACCTCGTCCTCCGCAGCACAACGGCCAAGCAGCACTTCTCCCAGGCCTGGGTCACTAAATTGACCTGTGTGGCTGTCGTCCTGGTGTCACATCTTGTCTCTGTGCCCCTGGGCTGGATCAACATCGTCACACCTGTCAACATTACTGTGGACGGAGAGAATGTGACGCTGCCTAGGTGTTGTTACCGCAATGAGGCCTACTCTACTGTTATAGTGTGGATAACCACCTTCCTCTCAGGTGGAATCCCCATTGTGTTGGTCATCATCTTCAACTACCTCATCGGGTACCATCTGTGCCGCGCCAGCAACCTCTTCACCAAGGAGGAGCGTCGCGTCATGCACGGGAGGAGCACCAGGGGCATGTTGAGGAGGACCATCCTGCTTCTGGGCACCGTTTCCGTGGCCTTCGTCATGCTCAGCCTGCCCCGCTTTGTCACATACTGCATCCTGAGGACCAAGTACAACAACGAGAACTTCAACAGGAACGACTACAGCATCCCCATCAACGTGGCCGGAGACTTGGCCAACATGCTGCAGAACCTCAACTCCACCACTAACTTCCTGCTCTACTGCATGGTCAGCCGGCGCTTCCGACGGGAGCTGGTCCAAGTGGTGACTTGTAACGTGAAGGCACGTGAGCTGGCCTCTGTCCTCACTCACACCACCATGAAAGTCTTCTCAGTTGTAGATCATAAGGCCTCGCCATCCAGCAACCCTGTGACTGTGGTGCTTACCAATCTCAAACAGACAGCGTAG